The sequence GACTGGGCGGAGTTAAGGGGGGGTTGGGGGCGGGAAGAGGGAATTTGGGCAGGACTGGGCGGAGTTAAGGGGGGGTTGGGGGCGGGAAGAGGGAATTTGGGCAGGACTGGGCGGAGTTAAGGGGGGGTTGGGGCGGGAAGAGGGAATTTGGGCAGGACTGGGCGGAGTTAAGGGGGGGTTGGGGCGGGGAAGGGGAATCGGGGCAGAACTGGGCGGAGTTAAGGGGGGGTTGGGGCGGGAAGAGGGAATTTGGGCAGGATTGGGCGGAGTTAAGGGGGGGTTNNNNNNNNNNNNNNNNNNNNNNNNNNNNNNNNNNNNNNNNNNNNNNNNNNNNNNNNNNNNNNNNNNNNNNNNNNNNNNNNNNNNNNNNNNNNNNNNNNNNNNNNNNNNNNNNNNNNNNNNNNNNNNNNNNNNNNNNNNNNNNNNNNNNNNNNNNNNNNNNNNNNNNNNNNNNNNNNNNNNNNNNNNNNNNNNNNNNNNNNGGGTCCCGTTGGGGGGGTGTCTGGGGGGGGGATTGGGGGGGTCCCGTTGGGGAGGGGGTGTCTGGGGGGGGGATTGGGGGGTGCCATTGGGGTTGGGAGGGATCTCATTGGGGTTGGGGGGTCCcgttgggggggggtgtctgagggggggggattggggggtgccattggggttggggggggcctgggggggccTGGGGGATCCCATTGGGGttggggggtcgggggggggggggattgggggGTGCTGTTGGGGTTGGGGGGGTCTCATTGGGGTTGGGGGGTCCCGTTGGGGAGGGGTGTCTGGGGGGGGGATTGGGGGGTGCCATTGGGTTGGGAGGGTCCTGGGGGGGGGACTGGGGGTCCCATTGGGGTTGGGGGGGTCGGTGGGGGGGATTGGGGGGTGCTGTTGGTGTTGGGGGGGGTCCCATTGGGGTTGGGGGGGTCGGGGAGGGATTGGGGGGTGCcattggggttgggggggtgtgtcctggggggggggggggcgctgctggGGTTCAGGGTCCCACggcggtgtgtgtgtgtgtgtgtgtgggggggggggcgcatcCCATTGGGATCAACAGGGATACCGGGGACCCCAGAagggggtgccggggcgggggtggggtggggtgtgtccTGACGGCGTGTGGGGCCCccagtgacacccccccccccccctttctccggCAGCCGCGGCGGCTGGTGATCTCCTGCGAGGCGGACGCGGGGTGCTGGGCCCCGGCGCTGGCCGCCCGCCTGCCCTTGACCTCGCCCGAGCTGCTGCTGACGGGGGCTCCTGCGCCAGCGCCTCCAGCTCCGGCTTTTCCTCctggccccccccgccccccccccccaattcccaCGGgaccccccctcccttcccccggGGGGTCCTACTCCTTCTCTCGGGGTCCCTCGTCACCCGGGCGGGGTTACCCGGAAACTGCCGGAAGGTCCCGCTTCCCCCCGTGAAGTCGGGGAGGTGTCGGGATGAGGTCGGaaccggggacccccccccccccccccgggaccccccccccagcgccgggcgccgccccccccccctcaaataaAGGGGTTGGGAGGGGGTGGTTTTTTGGCAGTGAAAAAGAGGGTGATTTGggggtttcgggggggggggcacaggggtgTCGCCTCTCCGGTGGGGTGGGGGACCCCAGTTccccctttttggggggggggcacacgggTGTCACttccctggtggggtgggggaccCCAGTTCCCCCTTTTTGGGGGGGCACAAGGGTGTCACttccccggtggggtgggggaccCCAAATTccccctttttgggggggggcacaggggtgTCACttccccggtggggtgggggaccCCAAATTCTCCCCCCTTTTTGGGGGGACAGAGGGGGTGTCACctccccggtggggtgggggaccCCAGTTCCGCCTTTTGGGGGGGGCACAGGGGTGTCACTTCCCTGGTGGGGTGAGGGGACCCCAAATTCCCCCTTTTTGGGGGGGCACAGGGGTGTCACttccccggtggggtggggggaccccAAATTCCCTccccttttgggggggggcacagggtgTCAcctccctggtggggtggggggaccccAAATTCCCTCCCCTTTTTggggggacatggaggggacaGAGGGGGTGTCACCTCCCTGGTGGGGTGAGGGGACCCCAAACCCCCCCTTTTGGGGGGACATCAGGGGTCGCAGGGGTGTCACttctgcggtgggatgggggaccccaagctgcccccccccccctttgggggggacaggggagggggggacacagGAGGGGCCATGGGGACACGTGGGAGGTgatggggacatggaggggacatgggggggggagATCTCTCTGCGTGGCCGTGGTGGCCCTGAGGACACCAGGACCCTCTTGGGCCACTGCAGTGGCCTTGGGGACATTGGGCTTCCCCATGGGGACACCGGGACCCCCGTGCGTGGCTTTGGGACCGCCAGGAACCCCCCACGGGGACACTTaaaggggacaggggagggacACGAGAGAGGTGACACGGAGAGGACATGCGAGAGGTGACACGGGAGGGGACGCCGACATGAGAAGGGACACGGGAGGGGACAAAGGAGACACGGGGTggtgggacgggacgggacacgaGTTGGGGACAAAGCGACACAGAACCAGGGCTGCAGCAGTGACGTGTTGATGCCACCGGTCCCCAACGAAGCCGGTGGTCCCCAGTGAAGCCATCGGTCCCTAACGAAGCCACCGTCCCCTACTGCGATCCCCGCGGCAGCAGCCCCGGGAGGGCGGAGGTGGCATCCCGGCAGCGCTGGGCCACGGTAGCGGCGGCGGTGGCATCGGCGCCGCCGCGGGTGAGCAGCAGTCTCCGGGCCATCCACAGCGTCCCCAGGAGGTGGCCTTGGGCCAGGCGGGCGTTGGCGTCCCACAGCGCCTCGGCCGCTGCCACCGCTGCCATCAGGTCCTTGGGGACACCCGGACCCCCTCCCGTGGTCGCGGTGGCCCTGGGGACATCGGGACCCTCCTGGGCCACCCCACGAGCCTCGGGGCCGCTGCGTCCCCACTCAGGGCCACCGTGACCAGCAGCCATAGCAGCCACGGTGGCCTCAATGTCCTTGAGGAGGCACCGCAGGTGACCGTAGAAGCGGGTGGCCCCGTGACAGGCGGTCACCAAGCGTCCCAGGGGCTCGAGGGCCGCGGCTGCTCGCCGTCCCCGCTCCCTGGCCTCCGCCGTCTCCACCGTCGCCACCGCCATCTTCTCGGTGGCTTCGGTGGCCGCCCGCAGCTCCGTGCTGGCCTCGGCCACCCGTGTCTCGTGGGCTGCCACCTCCGAGGCCACTGTGGCCACCTCCAAGGCCGCTGTGGCCAACTCCAAGGCCACCGGCAGTGCCCGGGTGACTGCCAGCAGCTCCTGGCGCGCCCTGTCTTCCCGGGCCACCGCCGCTGCCAGGTGGCCCGTGGTGGCCCCGGTGGCGGTCCCGGCGGTGGCCGCAGTCCTGCAGGCGTCCCTCAGGCGCGCGGCGTCCCCTGCCACCGCAGTCCAGGTGGCCTCCACCGAGGCCACCACCTCCCGCCACTTGCGGGTGGTGATGGTTGCCACGGTGGCCCAGGCGTCCCCCGCGGTGGCCCCGGGGACGGAGGAATCCCCCGGCGGGACTGCAGCGGGCTCAGGGGTGGTGCCAGCGGCGGTCCCTGTGGTGGCCTTGGTGGCCCCAGTGGTGGCCAGGGCACGACGGAGGTGGGTGGCCCCTCCGTGACCGTGGCCCATGGCCTGGATAATTTTGGCAATGAGGGCCACCAGCCCAGCCCGCAGCGAGCCTGGTGGCCCGGCCAGGGGGACGTCCCCTGTGGTGGCCCCCAGCTCACCCAGGACGGCCACCACAGTCACCAGCGGTTCTAGCAGCTCTGGGGACACCTGggcacagggacacagccagTGGCAGGGTCCGCCACGTCCCTTGTCCTCTCCCAGGGGTCCCCTgatgtcccctgtcccctctgcCGTCCCCATGTCACCCTGGGGTTCCCCCGTGTCCCTTGTCCCCTCCTCAGGGTTGCCCATGTCCCTTGTCCCCACCTCGGGGTCTCCCAAAGGCCCTTGTCACCTTCAGGGTCCCCAGATGCCACCCTGGGGTCCCCCATGGCACTTGTCCCCTTGTCAccttccaccaccaccccccaccgcCCCCATCCCCTCTGCCACCCCTGTCCTCTGTCCCCATcatcccctgtccccctgccccccccgtcCCTCCATCACCCTCCTGTCCCCCGTCCCCTCTGCCACTGCCCTGTCCCCTCACCCTCCTGTCCCCGTCACCCCCCTGCcaccccattccctgtccccacCATCCCTGTCACCACCCTGCCACTACCCTGTCCCCCGTCCCCATCACCTTGTcacccccctgccacccccatcccCTCTGCCACCCCCGTGCCACCCCGTCCCCTGTCCCCTCTGTCacccccatcccctgtccccctgccacccccatcccttctgccaccccctgccacccTCGTCCCCTCTGCCACTCCCCTGTCCCCCGTCCCCATCACCTTGTcacccccctgccaccccccataGACTCCGCAACCCCCCGCcaccccatcccctgtcccctctgccacccccgTCCCCAGTCCCCCCATCCTCTCCGCCACCCCCATAACCACCCTGCCACCCTCatcccctctgccaccccctgcc is a genomic window of Aptenodytes patagonicus chromosome 31, bAptPat1.pri.cur, whole genome shotgun sequence containing:
- the LOC143171781 gene encoding uncharacterized protein LOC143171781, translated to MGTPEATGAIFPPEVSPELLEPLVTVVAVLGELGATTGDVPLAGPPGSLRAGLVALIAKIIQAMGHGHGGATHLRRALATTGATKATTGTAAGTTPEPAAVPPGDSSVPGATAGDAWATVATITTRKWREVVASVEATWTAVAGDAARLRDACRTAATAGTATGATTGHLAAAVAREDRARQELLAVTRALPVALELATAALEVATVASEVAAHETRVAEASTELRAATEATEKMAVATVETAEARERGRRAAAALEPLGRLVTACHGATRFYGHLRCLLKDIEATVAAMAAGHGGPEWGRSGPEARGVAQEGPDVPRATATTGGGPGVPKDLMAAVAAAEALWDANARLAQGHLLGTLWMARRLLLTRGGADATAAATVAQRCRDATSALPGLLPRGSQ